The following is a genomic window from Pseudanabaena sp. FACHB-2040.
ATTCATCCGACATTCCGTAGGTTGACAAAAGGAATAATTAGGGGGTCTGAGATAAGCTCAGAGCAAGCGTTTAGGATCGCGTTTTGCAGATAGAGAACCTGGATCACTTGGGTCTGGTAGCGGCTTTGGTCGATGAGTTGGGACTCGTGGAGTTGACAGACAAGCTTTTGGGCAGGCACAAGCT
Proteins encoded in this region:
- a CDS encoding DUF4277 domain-containing protein; this encodes MQIENLDHLGLVAALVDELGLVELTDKLLGRHKL